The genomic DNA CGTTATCAGCACGCGTCTCTAGTGTTGCTTCACCATGACGCATAACTCGAGGATACAGCTTCAAACTTGGTGTGTATTGATGAAATAAGAAGTTACTGTAATCCTGCTCTGAAATATTATCATCGTTATCAACTAACTTATATTTAAGATCACTCATACCATCAAAAATATTCTGTATTTTAACTTCAATATAATGATGACTATCGTCTGTTGGAACCTTTACTTCTACCACTGGAGAGTAGCCATAATTAGCTCGGTTCCCATCAAACACTTTCACTGACATCGTGTACTTGTTCGTTTTAACTTCGTTCACTAAATGTGTGTAAGGGTCTCGTGTTGGTGCTGTATCTTCAGTAGCTTGCGAATTATAAGAAACTAAAACAGCAAACATACTTAATGCAAGAAATATCTTATTCATAACGTTATTCCTTTCTAAATTAAAAACGCTCTAGATATCTAAAAATTGGAATTAGGCGTTATTTCATAAAAATCAATATGAAGTGGATTAAACTCCATCACAGAGCAACAAGTAAAAAACAAAATATTTTCCATTTATAAATCCTTCTGTACTTTTTAGGTTTATTTTATTTATTGTATAACTTCACTTTTAACCACTTAACAAACCCTTACATCAATACATCGCTAAATTAAGTCTCAATATATTCAAAACCAACAATAAACAAGGCTCATTAAGTAGCAAAGCTCATATTAATGCGCAATTAATTACATATAAATAGTGATTAACGACAATCTAAGATTGCACATAGAAAACAGGGTTTTATTGATTGATTACACTTTATTTAAATCAATAACAAAATCAGGCACTAAAATAGTACCTGATTTATTTTGAACTGAACTACCACCTAAAATAACGCATCAGAATAAATAGTTAAACCGCCTTCATATTGGCACTCTAAATAAAGAAATGCGGCTTGCACCATTTAATTCCTTCCGCAGATAGAGCCCCCCCCCGCTGGCATGCTGGCTATTGAAAACGGCAGTTTGCCACTCTCACCAAGATCAATGAAAACATATTGGCCGGCTTTAAACTCGAACTCTCTATCCGCTTGTAAACAAACCGCCAGTGTTTTTGTATTTAGGTAAGTTAAGCTCACAACCTTACAATGTATTGTCATCGTAACGCCTTCCTATAATTAGCTATAAAGCGTTTAAATTACGCCTGACTCAACGCGATAACGTCACAACGCTTACCCGTTGAAGCCGATGTCGGATCAAAACTGATGTCTAGCGACACGGTTGAGTTAAGCATTGCTTGAGTCAGGCAAACATTTTCAATCACAAAGCAATTGTGCGCTTCGCAACGTTTATCAAACGAAATATGCTCGTCGCCATGGGCACCAATCCCGTAGCTATCAATCACAATGAAATTCGGTTCTTGCTTCAATATCGCATCCAAAACATCGCTATCAAGTACCGTGGATTTGCCGCCATAACTCGGGTTACCGTAGCCGTTTTGTTCATAATTGCCGGTATACAGCACCAGTGACTTACCATCTAGTTCCAGTCCTTCAACCTGATCAATCGTCGGCATCGCGCCTGAGCAATCAAGAATATGAACATCTGTTCGGTAGTTTGTTGCTAGTGGTACCTTGGTATAGCAATCAATGTGAGTACCAATATGTCCCATTGCATTGACTGAATCTGCTTGTGCTTTAGCCCACTGATAAGCGGGATGCTCTTCGTTTATCTCAAGGCTGATGTTTTTTGAATATAAATCGCTTTGAGTCATTGTTGTTCTCCTGTCTGGTTGATGGGGAGAATTCTATCGATTTAAAACCCAACCCATTACAAACATTAAGACAAAAAACATCAAAATAAGGACTTTGGGTTTTATCAGCCAACCCGCCTCCTATAAGAGCAAAAGAATGCTTAATTCAACGCTGCTTATAAGCCAAGTGATCTATCATTAAGACTCGCTACGTACTGAACAGGTAAAGAACACAGCATTTCTACGTTTACAAGTAATGCTAAAGCCAGCTGAACCTTAGCCATCCACGACTGAACCTGCATTCATAAGAGGAGCTGTGATGAGTCTCAATCCTTTCAAATACAAGCCACTAGTTGCATTTTCAATACTTGCTGCCATGACAGCCTATTCCCCTGCTCTCATCGCCTCTGAAACTGAACAATTTGAAATAGGAAAACAAAAAGCCAAAGTATGTATGACTTGTCACGGCGCTGATGGCATATCAACACAAGAGTCCTACCCTAACCTTCGTGGTCAGAAGATGGGTTACCTCATCTCATCACTCAAAGACTATAAAACCAGAGAACGCACCAGCGGTTTAGCTGTACTGATGCAGCAACAAGCCGATGCACTTTCTGAGCAAGATATTCAAGATATCGCCTACTTCTATTCACAGCTCGGTAATTAATCACAACGTTAAGCAAAGGGGCTTGTTATGGAACAGGTGACAACGCAGTACAGCACTAAAGTTGTGAAGTATTTCATACTGGCATCTTTCGTATGGGCAATTGCAGGCATGACTATCGGTGTTATTCTCGCGGCGCAGCTGTACTGGCCAGCACTCAACTTCGACTCACAATATTTCCAATTTGGCCGGCTCAGACCTCTTCATACTTCTGGCGTCATTTATGGCTTTGTCGTCAATATTTTAATGGGGACATCACTTTACATCGCGCAGCGCACTGGTCACTGCGAGATCTTTAATAAAAGCCTTTCGTGGATGGTCTTTTGGGGCTGGCAACTCATTTTACTGCTTGCACTTATCTCTTTGCCCGCAGGCTATACCACATCAAAAGAATATGCTGAATTAGAGTGGCCAATTGACCTATTGATTGTGCTAGTTTGGGTGCTATATGCCGTATTATTTTTTGGCACTATAGCTAAGCGTAAGGTCGGTCATATATTCGTTGCCAACTGGTTTTTTGCCGCATTTATTATCGTCATCGCTATGATCTTTATAGTGAATAATCTTGCAATGCCTGTGTCAGCCATGAAATCTTATTCGGTGTTTGCAGGGGCACAAGATGCCATTGTTCAATGGTGGTGGGGGCATAATGCCGTCGGCTTCTTGCTAACGGCGGG from Photobacterium sanguinicancri includes the following:
- a CDS encoding cyclase family protein, whose translation is MTQSDLYSKNISLEINEEHPAYQWAKAQADSVNAMGHIGTHIDCYTKVPLATNYRTDVHILDCSGAMPTIDQVEGLELDGKSLVLYTGNYEQNGYGNPSYGGKSTVLDSDVLDAILKQEPNFIVIDSYGIGAHGDEHISFDKRCEAHNCFVIENVCLTQAMLNSTVSLDISFDPTSASTGKRCDVIALSQA
- a CDS encoding c-type cytochrome, with protein sequence MTAYSPALIASETEQFEIGKQKAKVCMTCHGADGISTQESYPNLRGQKMGYLISSLKDYKTRERTSGLAVLMQQQADALSEQDIQDIAYFYSQLGN